In Amycolatopsis coloradensis, one genomic interval encodes:
- a CDS encoding antibiotic biosynthesis monooxygenase family protein has product MSGGVRVLLYHATEDPDRIEAAYHEASVRLAGVPGLLGNELLRSTSDPSGFVVVSSWSDVTAFEEWERGPEHRAQTAPLRPFRDTRLSRPFDIYQVRATY; this is encoded by the coding sequence GTGAGCGGCGGAGTGCGGGTCCTGTTGTACCACGCGACCGAGGATCCGGACCGGATCGAGGCCGCCTACCACGAGGCCAGTGTCCGGCTGGCCGGCGTCCCCGGACTGCTCGGCAACGAGCTGCTGCGGTCCACTTCGGACCCGAGCGGGTTCGTGGTGGTCAGTTCGTGGAGCGATGTCACCGCCTTCGAGGAGTGGGAGCGTGGACCGGAGCACCGGGCCCAGACCGCACCGTTGCGTCCGTTCCGGGACACGCGGTTGTCCAGGCCGTTCGACATCTACCAGGTGCGAGCCACCTACTGA
- a CDS encoding DUF1772 domain-containing protein has translation MTATVADLLSVLALMGSGTVAGVLFAVALSTLPALIAMPPGRYVYAQKMLGRNWDPTMPVLVLSSTLIEIVLAVLMPGTAAVLLFGGAAVSLLGVSVVSHWCNVPINRQTRELDPDRMPDDWHDPRPLWRRWHFLRTALAMLALACTAVAVTIA, from the coding sequence ATGACCGCCACGGTGGCCGACCTGCTCAGCGTGCTTGCCCTGATGGGCAGCGGAACGGTGGCAGGCGTGCTGTTCGCGGTCGCCCTGAGTACCTTGCCCGCGTTGATCGCGATGCCGCCCGGCCGCTACGTCTACGCGCAGAAAATGCTCGGGCGCAATTGGGACCCCACCATGCCCGTACTGGTGCTGAGCTCGACCCTGATCGAAATCGTGCTCGCTGTATTGATGCCGGGAACGGCCGCGGTTCTCCTCTTCGGCGGCGCGGCTGTCTCGCTGCTCGGAGTGTCCGTGGTCTCCCATTGGTGCAACGTGCCGATCAACCGGCAGACAAGGGAACTGGATCCGGATCGGATGCCCGACGACTGGCATGATCCGCGACCCCTGTGGCGCCGATGGCATTTCCTGCGCACCGCGCTGGCGATGCTCGCTCTGGCGTGCACCGCAGTCGCTGTCACCATCGCCTGA
- a CDS encoding 4Fe-4S dicluster domain-containing protein, giving the protein MVIDPVECIDCGACVPECPVEAIFFEADVPDGERESVARAESFFDQGTGKGSVSLADIHKAXAVFTSPIELFQR; this is encoded by the coding sequence ATGGTGATCGACCCGGTGGAATGCATCGACTGCGGCGCCTGTGTGCCGGAATGCCCAGTGGAGGCGATCTTCTTCGAGGCCGACGTGCCGGACGGTGAGCGGGAATCAGTGGCTCGTGCCGAGTCGTTCTTCGACCAAGGGACCGGCAAGGGTTCGGTGTCGCTCGCCGACATCCACAAGGCGGNCGCGGTGTTCACCTCGCCGATCGAGCTGTTCCAGAGGTAG
- a CDS encoding acetyl-CoA carboxylase biotin carboxyl carrier protein has product MIERHPEFTASRDLSDVLGFETEMLKLGAEDAMEILCRSLAEVVTSTERVPKRARVRLGSATIDVEWPVVEGGRPPSDVEPAKPSAASPATETPTIRTPVVGTCYLAPEPGAKPFVAVGDVVERGRQVAIVEAMKLMNPIVADRAGRVTRILVADAEPVEYDQALIAIEPEVPE; this is encoded by the coding sequence ATGATCGAAAGGCATCCCGAGTTCACTGCGAGCCGGGATCTGTCGGATGTGCTGGGGTTCGAGACCGAAATGCTCAAGCTCGGCGCCGAGGACGCGATGGAGATCCTCTGCCGCAGCCTGGCCGAGGTCGTCACCTCGACCGAGCGGGTGCCGAAGCGCGCGAGGGTGCGGCTGGGCAGCGCGACCATCGATGTGGAATGGCCGGTCGTCGAAGGCGGGCGACCACCTTCCGACGTGGAGCCGGCGAAGCCCTCCGCGGCGTCACCTGCGACCGAAACTCCGACGATACGCACGCCGGTGGTCGGCACCTGCTACCTCGCGCCGGAACCCGGTGCGAAGCCGTTCGTGGCCGTCGGTGACGTGGTCGAACGCGGTCGGCAGGTGGCGATCGTGGAGGCGATGAAGCTGATGAACCCGATCGTCGCGGACCGAGCGGGGCGGGTGACCCGGATCCTCGTCGCCGACGCCGAGCCTGTCGAGTACGACCAAGCACTGATCGCCATCGAACCCGAGGTGCCGGAATGA
- a CDS encoding ABC transporter ATP-binding protein, translating into MGEPKPPAARARALVKVYGQASASVTALDNVSLDIQAGRFTAIMGPSGSGKSTLMHCLAGLDTPTSGQVFVGDTELTGLDDDRLTVLRRTELGFIFQAFNLVPTLSARENIVLPLTIAGRKADPAHFADLVTAFGLTERLDHRPGQLSGGQQQRVACARALITRPKVIFADEPTGNLDSRSSGQILRFLRSAVDEFGQTVVMVTHDPLAAAYADLVVFLADGVLLDRLEAPTAERVHARMLQFDHGAGAGAVSSAARTIRAF; encoded by the coding sequence ATGGGGGAACCGAAACCGCCTGCCGCACGAGCCCGCGCGCTCGTGAAGGTCTACGGCCAGGCGAGCGCGAGCGTGACCGCGCTCGACAACGTGAGCCTGGACATCCAGGCCGGGAGATTCACCGCGATCATGGGGCCCTCGGGCTCTGGCAAGTCCACGTTGATGCATTGCCTCGCCGGCCTGGACACCCCTACCAGCGGCCAGGTCTTCGTGGGCGACACCGAGCTGACCGGTCTCGACGACGATCGGCTCACGGTGCTGCGCCGCACAGAGCTGGGGTTCATCTTCCAGGCCTTCAACCTGGTGCCCACCCTGTCCGCGCGCGAGAACATCGTGTTGCCCTTGACGATCGCGGGACGGAAAGCGGATCCCGCTCACTTCGCCGATCTCGTCACAGCCTTCGGACTCACCGAACGGCTCGATCACCGGCCGGGGCAGCTTTCCGGCGGTCAGCAACAACGGGTCGCCTGCGCGCGCGCACTGATCACCCGGCCGAAGGTGATCTTCGCCGACGAGCCCACCGGAAATCTGGATTCCCGCAGCAGCGGGCAGATCCTGCGATTCCTGCGGAGCGCGGTCGACGAGTTCGGGCAGACGGTCGTGATGGTCACGCATGATCCGCTTGCCGCCGCCTATGCCGATCTAGTCGTCTTCCTCGCCGACGGTGTGTTGCTGGATCGGCTGGAGGCACCGACGGCCGAACGTGTCCACGCGCGGATGCTCCAGTTCGATCACGGCGCCGGGGCGGGTGCCGTGTCGTCGGCCGCACGGACCATCAGGGCGTTCTGA
- a CDS encoding FtsX-like permease family protein, with protein sequence MWRTVLATLRGNWSRLVLTFITVLLGATFVSGALVVSTSLSEGQQPLRDGLDALVTPLGRGVGEDEAQLSQGGQNRVLLDEGQRATLAGLPGVAAATGVVEGYAAVAGADGKVLVSQGFEVRMTGSNWTGTDRMSLVTGRAPAGPTEVVLAESVATDGGIAVGDTTTVLYGGGKLQAAVVGVYDYQPHGREAGSSPTVAFDTATAQRLLLRPGSFTSVEVTATPGTPESSLTMAVSAAMPAGFATVDRAELNATLRAATSEITSALSATVLAFTGIALVVGITLIVNTFSMLVARRGRELALLRAVGATRRQVRRSVLLEAAVVGVLGSMTGLVIGSLLALPVVTYAAELNPALDGGVVIGLPAVLGTLLVGTGTTVVAAWLPARRAASVPPVAALGGERLEEEKGSRWLLRSGLAMVGLSLLLLIVAAVGEGTASRASGMLGALGLLLSAVICARWLSGPVIGLLGKPLRRGTLGGMAVRNTLRSPRRTAATATALTIGVAIAIGITIFSTTISTISERDLGGAFVGRTVVTNVAGGQIGEDTRRLVEAVPSVTAVSTLRTDQVLLDGKETRAGSTDVSALGRTVDVKLEQGGTADLTRGVFVAKPVAEERGWSLGRQVTLTSPGGGSTPVEITGIFTEATVLGQVVLPPALADVHFRPGDGNPMVVATAPGTDGAAVEEALRQALAARSDLAVMSAPEYVRSRISEVDVYLGAVTGLLGLSVLIAFLGIINTLSLSVLERGRELGLLRATGMTRRQIRGLIRVESVLIAALGGLIGVVVGVVLGAMMQNFILSRGVFDLVVPPTILLALVGISLGGLLAAAWPARRAARVNVIRAITVD encoded by the coding sequence ATGTGGCGAACCGTATTGGCGACGTTGCGGGGAAACTGGTCCCGCCTGGTACTCACCTTCATCACCGTGCTCTTGGGTGCGACCTTCGTGTCGGGCGCACTGGTCGTGAGCACGAGCCTGTCCGAGGGGCAGCAACCGTTGAGGGACGGTTTGGACGCCTTGGTCACGCCACTGGGCCGTGGTGTGGGCGAAGACGAGGCGCAGCTCAGCCAAGGTGGGCAGAACCGGGTACTGCTCGACGAGGGCCAGCGCGCGACACTGGCCGGGCTTCCCGGCGTCGCCGCCGCGACCGGGGTCGTGGAGGGTTACGCCGCGGTAGCGGGCGCGGACGGCAAGGTACTGGTGTCCCAAGGCTTCGAAGTCAGGATGACCGGGAGCAACTGGACCGGGACGGACCGGATGTCGCTGGTCACCGGCCGTGCCCCGGCCGGGCCGACCGAGGTGGTTCTCGCGGAGTCCGTCGCCACCGATGGCGGTATCGCCGTCGGTGATACGACGACCGTGCTCTACGGCGGCGGGAAGCTCCAAGCCGCGGTGGTGGGCGTCTACGACTACCAGCCCCATGGCCGGGAAGCCGGCTCCTCCCCCACCGTGGCGTTCGACACCGCGACGGCGCAGCGGTTGTTGCTGCGCCCAGGGAGCTTCACCAGCGTGGAGGTCACCGCGACGCCCGGAACACCGGAAAGCTCGCTGACGATGGCCGTCTCGGCGGCCATGCCCGCCGGTTTCGCCACCGTCGACCGGGCCGAACTCAACGCCACACTGCGCGCGGCGACTTCGGAGATCACCTCGGCGCTGTCCGCCACCGTGCTGGCCTTCACCGGGATCGCACTGGTCGTCGGGATCACGTTGATCGTGAACACCTTCTCGATGCTGGTGGCTCGTCGCGGGCGTGAGCTGGCGCTGCTGCGGGCGGTCGGCGCGACCCGTCGGCAGGTCCGGCGATCGGTGCTCCTGGAAGCCGCCGTGGTGGGAGTACTCGGTTCGATGACCGGCCTGGTCATCGGCAGCCTGCTGGCCCTTCCGGTGGTGACATACGCGGCGGAGCTGAACCCCGCCTTGGACGGCGGCGTGGTGATCGGCCTACCCGCGGTACTGGGGACGCTCCTGGTCGGGACGGGTACCACGGTGGTGGCGGCCTGGCTGCCGGCGCGCCGTGCGGCGTCGGTACCTCCGGTCGCGGCGCTGGGCGGTGAACGGCTCGAGGAGGAGAAAGGCTCTCGGTGGCTGCTGCGGTCCGGGCTCGCGATGGTGGGCCTTTCACTTCTCCTGCTGATCGTCGCCGCGGTCGGCGAGGGCACCGCGAGCCGGGCGTCCGGCATGCTCGGGGCGCTCGGGCTGTTGCTGAGCGCGGTGATCTGTGCCCGCTGGCTGAGCGGACCGGTCATCGGCCTGCTCGGCAAGCCACTGCGACGCGGGACGCTCGGCGGGATGGCGGTCCGCAACACTTTGCGCAGTCCCCGGCGGACGGCCGCGACAGCGACGGCCTTGACGATCGGCGTGGCCATCGCCATCGGCATCACCATCTTCTCCACGACCATCTCGACGATCAGCGAACGCGATCTCGGTGGCGCCTTCGTCGGCAGGACCGTCGTCACCAACGTCGCCGGCGGTCAGATCGGCGAGGACACCCGGCGGCTGGTGGAGGCGGTGCCGTCCGTGACCGCGGTCAGCACGTTGCGCACCGACCAGGTTCTCCTCGACGGCAAGGAAACTCGCGCAGGCAGCACCGACGTCTCCGCGCTCGGTCGCACCGTCGACGTGAAACTCGAGCAAGGCGGCACCGCGGATCTGACGCGGGGTGTGTTCGTCGCCAAGCCGGTCGCCGAAGAGCGGGGCTGGTCGCTGGGACGGCAGGTCACACTGACCTCGCCCGGCGGTGGGAGCACTCCGGTCGAGATCACCGGGATCTTCACCGAAGCGACCGTCCTGGGCCAGGTCGTGTTGCCACCCGCGCTCGCCGACGTGCATTTTCGGCCGGGCGATGGCAACCCCATGGTGGTGGCGACCGCGCCGGGCACCGACGGCGCCGCTGTGGAAGAAGCCTTGCGACAAGCACTCGCCGCCCGCTCCGATCTCGCCGTCATGAGCGCACCGGAGTACGTGCGCAGCCGTATCAGCGAGGTGGACGTGTACCTCGGTGCCGTTACCGGACTGCTGGGACTGTCCGTGTTGATCGCCTTCCTGGGCATCATCAACACCTTGTCGCTCTCGGTACTGGAGCGAGGACGGGAACTGGGCCTGCTCCGCGCGACCGGGATGACCCGGCGGCAGATCCGCGGGCTCATCCGGGTCGAATCCGTGCTGATCGCCGCGCTGGGCGGGTTGATCGGAGTGGTGGTCGGCGTCGTACTCGGCGCGATGATGCAGAACTTCATCTTGTCGCGAGGAGTCTTCGACCTCGTGGTGCCACCTACGATTCTGCTGGCACTGGTCGGGATCTCGCTGGGTGGCTTGCTGGCCGCCGCGTGGCCGGCCCGCCGGGCGGCACGGGTGAACGTGATACGCGCGATCACCGTCGACTGA
- a CDS encoding acetyl-CoA carboxylase biotin carboxylase subunit — protein MSSLPRPIGNRRTEPVFKTLLVANRGEIALRVVRTCREMGIRTVVAHSTVDKESAAVLAADEAVQIGPGAAKHSYLYPPALIEVALRTGAEAVHPGYGFLSEDPDFAEICVSNGLAFVGPRPEVMARLGDKSLARRLMSEAGLPLLPGTTKPVNGSAEVLAEARRIGLPLIIKASAGGGGRGMAIVREWAELLPTYRSTRATARAVFGDERVYLERFWQNARHVEIQLLADEHGNVVCLGERDCSVQRRHQKLVEESPAPGLAAGLSGILAEATARGARAVGYTGAGTFEFLVSGEEAAFMEVNSRIQVEHPVTEMVTGIDLVREQILVAAGLPLSLRQEDVKPRGVAVECRINAEDPSRNFAPCPGKLVEFSPPAGPFVRVDTHAYPGWRVPPDYDSLLAKVIVWAPDRAQALARMDRALAEFRIGGPGIHTTRDALREIIRNPSFREGTHDTSLLERMADVSVTSAS, from the coding sequence ATGAGCTCGCTGCCGCGGCCGATCGGGAATCGGCGTACCGAACCCGTCTTCAAGACCCTTTTGGTGGCCAATCGGGGCGAAATCGCTCTCCGGGTGGTTCGGACCTGCCGCGAGATGGGCATCCGCACGGTGGTCGCGCACTCCACGGTCGACAAGGAGTCGGCCGCCGTGCTCGCCGCCGACGAGGCGGTCCAGATCGGCCCGGGTGCGGCCAAACACAGCTATCTGTATCCACCCGCGCTCATCGAGGTCGCGTTGCGGACCGGGGCGGAAGCGGTTCATCCCGGTTACGGTTTTCTGTCCGAGGACCCGGATTTCGCGGAGATCTGTGTGAGTAACGGGCTCGCCTTCGTCGGCCCGCGACCCGAAGTAATGGCCCGGCTGGGGGACAAGTCCTTGGCCAGGCGCCTGATGAGCGAGGCCGGCCTGCCGCTGCTTCCCGGGACGACGAAGCCGGTGAACGGGTCGGCCGAGGTCCTCGCCGAGGCACGGCGAATCGGCCTGCCGTTGATCATCAAGGCATCGGCGGGCGGGGGCGGCCGGGGAATGGCGATCGTCCGAGAGTGGGCGGAGTTGCTGCCGACCTATCGGTCGACCAGGGCGACCGCACGGGCGGTGTTCGGCGACGAGCGGGTGTACCTGGAACGTTTCTGGCAAAACGCCAGGCATGTCGAGATCCAGCTGCTCGCCGACGAGCACGGCAACGTCGTTTGCCTCGGCGAGCGGGACTGCTCCGTGCAGCGGCGTCACCAGAAGCTCGTCGAAGAGAGCCCCGCACCCGGCTTGGCCGCAGGGCTGTCCGGAATACTCGCCGAAGCCACGGCCCGAGGGGCGCGAGCGGTCGGCTACACCGGCGCGGGCACCTTCGAGTTCCTGGTCTCCGGTGAAGAGGCGGCCTTCATGGAGGTCAACTCGCGTATACAGGTCGAGCATCCGGTGACCGAAATGGTGACCGGTATCGATCTCGTCCGCGAACAAATCCTGGTCGCGGCGGGCCTGCCGCTCTCCCTTCGGCAAGAAGACGTGAAACCGCGTGGCGTCGCGGTGGAGTGCCGGATCAACGCGGAGGACCCCAGCCGGAACTTCGCCCCCTGCCCCGGCAAGCTCGTCGAATTCTCCCCGCCCGCCGGCCCGTTCGTCCGGGTCGACACACATGCCTATCCCGGCTGGCGCGTTCCGCCGGACTACGATTCCTTGCTGGCCAAGGTGATCGTGTGGGCGCCGGATCGGGCACAGGCGCTAGCCAGGATGGACCGCGCGCTGGCCGAGTTCCGGATCGGTGGTCCTGGTATCCACACGACGAGGGACGCGCTTCGTGAGATCATCCGGAACCCGTCCTTTCGTGAGGGCACTCACGACACTTCGTTGCTGGAACGAATGGCCGACGTATCCGTCACGTCGGCGAGTTGA
- a CDS encoding LLM class flavin-dependent oxidoreductase: protein MKLGVNIAPNGAPAVASAAERLGYDVAFVPEGYRTDAISVLGMLAGRTERIGLAAGVLQIPARSAVMTAMTASTLETLAPGRVRLGLGISNAHISEGWHGVRFDRPLRRTREYIEIVRLALNDEPVRYRGELNELPLPDARGEPFRQFGSAHAAAVPIYLAAIGPRSLELAGEVADGWFGVFCSPDRITESLPHIRSGRDKAGLRDKGFEVAPSVPVVVGRSPDEAADAVRHYIARFVSLGSKEHSFYHSLMKTMGYPNEADEVHDRYGAGDHAGAAAAVPFGFIDATALLGPRERIAEKMTAYAEAGVTTLALSPFARAIEEQQFILRVAAEALDRAGLA, encoded by the coding sequence ATGAAGCTCGGGGTGAACATCGCGCCGAACGGCGCACCGGCGGTGGCGTCGGCCGCGGAACGGCTCGGCTACGACGTCGCGTTCGTTCCCGAGGGCTACCGTACGGACGCCATCAGCGTGCTCGGGATGCTGGCCGGGCGAACCGAACGGATCGGTCTCGCAGCCGGTGTACTCCAGATTCCCGCGCGTTCGGCAGTGATGACCGCGATGACGGCGTCCACTTTGGAGACCTTGGCCCCTGGGCGTGTCCGGCTGGGACTCGGAATCTCCAACGCGCATATCTCCGAGGGATGGCACGGTGTCCGATTCGATCGCCCGCTCCGCCGTACCAGGGAGTACATCGAGATCGTACGGCTCGCGTTGAACGACGAGCCCGTGCGATATCGAGGCGAACTCAACGAACTGCCGCTTCCGGATGCACGAGGTGAACCCTTTCGGCAATTCGGCTCGGCGCACGCTGCGGCCGTACCGATCTACCTGGCGGCCATCGGACCGCGCAGCCTCGAACTGGCGGGCGAGGTCGCCGATGGCTGGTTCGGTGTATTCTGCTCACCGGACCGGATCACCGAATCGCTTCCCCACATCCGATCGGGGCGGGACAAGGCGGGTCTGCGAGACAAGGGATTCGAGGTCGCTCCCTCGGTACCCGTCGTCGTCGGCCGGTCGCCGGACGAGGCGGCGGACGCCGTCCGGCACTACATCGCACGGTTCGTCAGCCTCGGTAGCAAAGAACACAGCTTCTACCACAGCCTGATGAAAACCATGGGGTACCCGAACGAGGCCGATGAGGTGCACGATCGGTATGGCGCCGGTGATCACGCAGGTGCCGCCGCAGCCGTGCCATTCGGGTTCATCGACGCGACGGCCTTGCTCGGGCCCCGCGAACGGATCGCGGAAAAGATGACCGCGTACGCCGAGGCGGGAGTGACCACACTGGCCTTGTCGCCGTTCGCGCGCGCGATCGAGGAACAACAGTTCATCTTGCGTGTCGCCGCTGAAGCGCTGGACCGCGCAGGGCTCGCCTGA
- a CDS encoding cytochrome P450 → MSTELTGLTFPFPQPPEFTLPAEFTRLRARQPVTEVTLPSGDRAWLVTRYTDVRKVLADARFSRAAAELPGGPRMGNTSPGPETILGMDPPDHTRLRRLVAPAFTTRRIEALRPRVEELANELMIEVASGPRSADLLGQFTAALPSKVIFELLGVPYSDFGTLHGWTDVIFSLSSHSRDEVRAARASIERFLVELVAEKRAHPADDLLSVLIAARDEQDKLSETELVSFALILITVGHMSTASTLSTALFTLLRLPEQMARLYAQPDLVPSAIEELLRHNTFALTGTQLRVALEHVRLGNVTIRAGDAVLAALGSANHDTEVFDRPDRVDLTRSHNPHMAFGYGIHHCLGAQLARLEMQEALYALMRNIPGTLRLAVAPAEVELKTGLTARALASLPVRW, encoded by the coding sequence ATGTCAACGGAACTCACCGGGCTCACGTTCCCGTTCCCGCAGCCACCCGAGTTCACCCTGCCCGCCGAGTTCACCCGGTTACGCGCGCGGCAACCGGTCACCGAGGTGACCCTGCCGTCCGGGGACCGGGCCTGGCTGGTCACCCGGTACACAGACGTCCGCAAGGTTCTGGCTGACGCCAGGTTCAGCCGCGCGGCCGCCGAACTGCCAGGTGGCCCGCGGATGGGGAACACCAGTCCTGGCCCGGAAACCATCCTCGGTATGGACCCGCCCGATCACACCAGGCTGCGCCGGCTGGTCGCGCCGGCCTTCACCACCCGCCGGATCGAGGCTTTGCGGCCCCGGGTCGAAGAACTTGCGAACGAACTGATGATCGAGGTGGCGAGTGGCCCTCGGTCCGCCGACCTGCTCGGGCAGTTCACCGCCGCGTTGCCGAGCAAAGTCATCTTCGAACTGCTCGGTGTGCCCTATTCGGATTTCGGGACGCTGCACGGCTGGACTGACGTGATCTTCAGCCTGTCCTCGCACTCTCGCGACGAGGTGAGGGCGGCGCGAGCGAGTATCGAGCGGTTCCTCGTCGAGTTGGTCGCGGAAAAGCGCGCTCACCCGGCCGACGACCTGCTCAGCGTCCTGATCGCCGCTCGCGACGAGCAGGACAAGCTGTCCGAAACCGAGTTGGTCAGCTTCGCGCTGATCTTGATCACCGTCGGCCATATGAGTACCGCGAGCACGTTGAGTACCGCACTGTTCACTCTGCTCCGCCTGCCCGAGCAGATGGCGCGACTGTACGCCCAGCCCGACCTCGTTCCGAGCGCCATAGAAGAACTGCTGCGGCACAACACTTTCGCGCTGACCGGTACTCAGCTGAGGGTGGCACTCGAGCACGTTCGGCTGGGCAACGTCACGATCCGCGCCGGAGACGCCGTGCTGGCCGCGCTCGGCTCGGCCAACCACGATACCGAGGTATTCGACCGGCCGGACCGTGTCGATTTGACTCGGTCGCACAATCCGCATATGGCCTTCGGCTACGGAATCCATCACTGCCTCGGTGCGCAACTGGCGAGACTGGAGATGCAAGAGGCTCTTTACGCACTTATGCGCAATATTCCGGGCACCCTCCGGCTGGCGGTGGCGCCTGCGGAGGTCGAACTCAAGACCGGACTGACGGCCCGTGCGCTGGCGAGTTTGCCGGTGCGTTGGTGA
- a CDS encoding SchA/CurD-like domain-containing protein, which yields MPITAIRYGIKAGCEEQIAEIFADFKRTGSPVVLDDDGNEVGRILSTAVFIENDIMVRFVEYEGELADIARFMATQPGVREVERKLKPYLARPRDTGSVEGFTKTFERSTMRCISQLSADKPDVP from the coding sequence ATGCCCATCACAGCGATCAGATACGGTATCAAGGCCGGTTGCGAAGAGCAGATCGCCGAGATCTTCGCCGACTTCAAACGCACTGGCTCGCCAGTGGTGCTCGACGACGATGGCAACGAAGTCGGGCGCATCTTGTCGACCGCTGTGTTCATCGAGAACGACATCATGGTGCGATTCGTCGAATACGAGGGTGAACTTGCCGACATCGCGCGATTCATGGCGACTCAGCCTGGAGTGCGCGAGGTCGAGCGCAAACTCAAGCCCTACCTCGCCCGGCCGAGAGACACGGGATCGGTCGAAGGATTCACCAAGACCTTCGAGAGGAGCACCATGCGCTGCATATCCCAGCTCTCGGCCGACAAGCCAGACGTCCCTTGA
- the accD gene encoding acetyl-CoA carboxylase, carboxyltransferase subunit beta yields the protein MTATMDAADSVQREPEPEWVSCARCRMLLYGKRFARSAKVCPGCGWHSRLTVRDRLDSLLDPGSARPLKPAAAVHDPLAFTDLVPYTERLDRARRETGLEDAVQVVSATLSGRPLVVAAMDFRFLGGSLGSAAGEAIVTAAEAALAGRMPLLVITASGGARMQEGALSLMQMARTSNAMAALDEAGLLTLTLVTDPTFGGVAASFATLSDVIVAEPGARMGFAGRRVIEQTIRESLPESFQTAEFLFEHGLIDGVSPRKELPQLLAVLVGAAAPPADGWSDGVPDPVLRDPETLSSPAIDEVVRRARVLGRPTTLEHLANWTDGFVELHGDRAGHDSPAIVGGPAELNGLPVMVIGHQKGRTTEELVRRDFGMPSPAGYRKAIRLMRLAAKLGIPVVTLVDTPGAHPGPEAERTGQSNAIAECLRVMGGLPVPVVTVITGEGGSGGALALAVADRVLLCENATYSVISPEGCAAILWRSSAPPAVSAAAEALQVGAKSLLSLGVVDGVVPEPQGGAHRDPAAASALVRDAVVCALRELHGRDSDALVAARRARFRRFGSAEVRPKTRETVK from the coding sequence ATGACGGCCACCATGGATGCCGCCGACAGCGTACAGCGGGAGCCGGAACCCGAGTGGGTGTCCTGCGCACGGTGCCGGATGCTGTTGTACGGCAAGCGCTTCGCGCGGTCGGCCAAGGTCTGTCCCGGCTGCGGCTGGCACAGCAGGCTGACCGTGCGTGATCGGCTCGATTCGTTACTGGATCCAGGATCGGCGAGGCCGTTGAAACCTGCGGCGGCGGTTCACGATCCCCTGGCTTTCACAGACCTGGTGCCCTACACCGAGCGGCTGGACCGTGCCCGGCGGGAAACCGGTCTGGAGGACGCGGTCCAGGTGGTGTCGGCGACGTTGAGCGGTCGCCCGCTCGTCGTGGCGGCGATGGACTTCCGGTTCCTCGGCGGCAGTCTCGGCTCGGCCGCGGGAGAGGCGATCGTGACCGCCGCGGAAGCCGCGCTGGCAGGCAGGATGCCGCTGCTCGTGATCACCGCGTCAGGCGGGGCACGAATGCAGGAGGGGGCTCTCTCCCTGATGCAGATGGCGAGAACCAGCAACGCCATGGCCGCCCTCGACGAAGCGGGCCTGTTGACCCTCACCCTTGTCACCGACCCGACCTTCGGCGGGGTGGCGGCGTCGTTCGCGACCTTGTCGGACGTGATCGTCGCCGAACCAGGCGCGAGGATGGGGTTCGCCGGGCGCAGGGTCATCGAGCAGACCATCCGGGAGAGCCTGCCCGAGTCGTTCCAGACCGCCGAGTTCCTGTTCGAGCATGGTCTGATCGACGGCGTCTCTCCTCGGAAGGAACTGCCGCAGCTGTTGGCGGTCCTGGTGGGCGCGGCGGCGCCGCCCGCGGACGGCTGGAGTGACGGTGTACCGGACCCTGTGCTGCGAGACCCGGAAACCCTGTCTTCTCCGGCCATCGACGAGGTGGTCCGGCGTGCCCGCGTCCTCGGCAGACCGACCACTCTCGAGCATCTCGCGAACTGGACCGACGGTTTCGTCGAACTGCACGGGGATCGCGCCGGGCACGACAGCCCGGCGATCGTGGGCGGGCCGGCCGAGCTCAACGGCCTGCCGGTGATGGTGATCGGCCACCAGAAAGGCCGTACCACCGAAGAACTCGTGCGGCGAGATTTCGGGATGCCGTCCCCGGCCGGCTACCGCAAGGCGATCCGCTTGATGCGGCTGGCCGCCAAACTGGGGATACCGGTGGTCACCCTGGTCGACACCCCTGGCGCACATCCGGGGCCGGAGGCAGAGCGGACCGGGCAGTCGAACGCGATCGCCGAATGCCTGCGGGTCATGGGCGGGCTCCCGGTGCCGGTGGTCACCGTGATCACCGGGGAGGGCGGCAGCGGCGGCGCGCTGGCGCTGGCCGTCGCGGACCGCGTCCTGTTGTGCGAGAACGCCACGTACTCGGTCATCAGTCCAGAGGGGTGTGCCGCCATCCTCTGGCGCAGCTCTGCTCCGCCTGCCGTGTCAGCCGCCGCCGAGGCGCTGCAGGTGGGGGCGAAGTCGCTGCTGTCCCTGGGGGTGGTGGACGGAGTGGTGCCCGAGCCGCAGGGTGGCGCGCACCGGGATCCGGCGGCGGCCAGCGCGCTCGTACGTGACGCAGTGGTCTGCGCGCTGCGTGAACTGCACGGGCGGGACAGCGACGCTCTGGTGGCGGCGAGGCGTGCGAGGTTCCGGCGATTCGGCTCGGCCGAGGTCCGCCCGAAGACCAGGGAGACGGTGAAATGA